The proteins below come from a single Microtus ochrogaster isolate Prairie Vole_2 chromosome 8, MicOch1.0, whole genome shotgun sequence genomic window:
- the C8H10orf120 gene encoding uncharacterized protein C10orf120 homolog, with protein MIKEWENRFQRLRSQRAGHLKAQEGTTAEGEQDNRKPSKTSSVNHPLIVQDFPYHKEDLCTASPLGIWTAFYKSDPRIALGKYSPMEQEIQHLGGVHTIAARRFLSDQHKKEWKMLKELQAKSSDYKKATEYRRESSSLCSVCGPPEKIWTAKVVLPAEEFKIPHREMTDINKHIKRMQLARALKGKQFSPYIERLWSAALRSGAELGSTATDKSSEEGDNCNRDSSDKVSQEEKGEAELKPTKTREITMDVIFKSEEPKGCLIRHRNARKTFLPKKRRERHITGLTNRNLFPISGFPGDLMLMNQDFISRGIHPSDAIKMYWLPEEDSCKLHKHRTVRSRY; from the exons ATGATTAAAGAGTGGGAAAATCGCTTTCAGAGGCTTAGAAGCCAGAGAGCTGGACATCTGAAGGCCCAGGAAGGGACCACTGCTGAGGGAGAGCAAGATAACAGAAAGCCATCCAAGACCTCCAGTGTCAACCACCCCTTGATAGTTCAAGATTTCCCATACCACAAAGAGGACCTCTGTACGGCATCACCTCTGGG GATATGGACGGCATTCTACAAATCAGATCCACGCATCGCCCTCGGAAAATACTCCCCAATGGAACAAGAGATCCAA CATCTTGGTGGCGTGCACACTATAGCAGCCAGGAGATTTTTGTCAGACCAACACAAGAAAGAATGGAAGATGCTGAAGGAACTACAGGCAAAGTCTTCGGACTACAAAAAGGCGACAGAATATAGAAGAGAGTCCTcttctctgtgctctgtgtgtggaCCCCCGGAGAAAATATGGACAGCAAAGGTGGTTCTGCCTGCAGAGGAGTTCAAGATCCCCCACCGAGAGATGACAGACATCAACAAGCACATTAAAAGGATGCAGCTGGCACGAGCCCTGAAGGGTAAGCAGTTTTCTCCATACATTGAAAGGCTCTGGAGCGCCGCATTGCGGTCCGGAGCGGAACTGGGTTCCACCGCCACAGACAAATCCAGTGAAGAAGGGGATAACTGCAACAGGGATAGTTCTGATAAAGTCAgccaggaggagaaaggggaggcagAGCTCAAACCCACCAAAACACGAGAAATTACGATGGACGTCATTTTCAAGTCAGAAGAACCCAAGGGGTGTTTGATACGCCATCGGAACGCCCGGAAGACTTTCCTCCCTAAAAAGAGACGGGAGCGGCACATCACGGGCCTGACGAACAGAAACCTCTTCCCCATCAGTGGCTTTCCTGGAGACCTGATGCTCATGAACCAGGACTTTATATCACGGGGCATTCACCCGAGTGACGCCATTAAGATGTACTGGCTGCCGGAAGAAGATTCCTGCAAATTGCACAAACACAGGACCGTCCGCTCCCGATACTGA